From the genome of Periplaneta americana isolate PAMFEO1 chromosome 17, P.americana_PAMFEO1_priV1, whole genome shotgun sequence:
TTATCTGGGAATTCTTTGATTTTGCTCTGCCCCCTCCCAAAGGTAACGGTTCTCTCTCCTCCTTGGGAACAtagtggacataatactgaatggcgccaagCTAAGGTAAAAGTTTATAAGATGAGCACAAAGTATATGTGACTCATAAAAGTATTCTGTGACTGTGATAAAACCTGCTTTAACTTTGATATGATCTTGGTATGATTATTGCATTCACTCATGAACGACAATTACATGCGTACTAGAACCAGAGTCGgttctccatttcgtcacatattgcaagcatgtctgtatgagactgttcggaaatatcttccaatccagactaaatccaacaatatgATAGGAACGAATATCAGCTGTCATGTCTAATATGCCCTGAAATCAGGACATTTGGATGCATATGCAAATCATGTCGGGACGTTGGACGCAATGGTCAAAATCTGGACTGTCCTCCAAAATAGGGACAGTTTCCAAGCCTACTTCCGGTTTGTATGAAAAATCAGTCACTGATTCTTGGAATTCACTGATAACCTATTATCAGCTCTTactattaattagtattaaaaaGGCAATATTAGAAGCAAAATAATAATTGCAAAGAGGAGTAAAACATGAAATTACAGCCCTTCAGATTCTTGATCATCTGTCTGACCACGGCCGCCTTGAAAATACTTTATTAAGTCTTTAGTCAGCAGTGACCAGTGCTGCCAACACGGTGCATTTCCcactaaatctgtttttttttctccgtCTCTGAGAGAGATTATTGAACGGTGGGCAGTAGGAAatgtagttttcttttttttcgcaTCAGGTCTCTCCCTTAAACAATTAAACTCGACTATGTCCTGTGTTAGCATTCCTCTCGTCTGAAGGCGAAGTCTCCAATCATGCATAACACTTGGTGGCACCACATTATAATTCAACAGATGTTACTGGTGTGAAGTTTTTGGATAGTCTATAAATATTCTTCAGATATGAACCAATTCAAATAATTAGCCGAATTCGCAATTTCTGTGCTCTGCCTTCCCTGGTCATACACAGAAGCAGAAAGATTATTTACCCAGATAAATATAATGGAAACCAAAATTAGAAATAGAATGGGGGCGAAGGAATCATGGACAATTTTGACAGTTAAGGCTGTACTGAGAAGGCGTGATAAATGTTGCCATGAATTTGTTTCGCCTGAACACATTGTTAAAAATCGGAACAATGGAAAATGCTAACcagaagaagaaatttaaaaagaagaagacgatgaTAATGAATCTCTTCTTTTGCCCTTTCGTTAACTGCATAATCATTATTTAtagcctattactattatttttttaatatgtaacatATATGTAAAAATCCAGAGGGTTTAATGCTATATTTTGTGGGTTTTTTTTAAGCATTTAGTGTATTTATGCAAActggagttggcaacactggccctAACCTCATTTAATCGtaacgatattattattactcgttgGAAAGGGCAAACAGTTAAACGGCGGTTATACATAAGCTTACGCAAGATGTCTTATTACTCCGAAGAATATTTGGACCAGGGACATGCTCTCACACATGAGGTGAAAGTTGATAAAGGTCCGATACCAATTTCGTTCCCTACGTTGAAAAatgaacctgaggtgagtggaGCGCAAGGAATGCGTTGTGTATTTTCTTGtgcttattttgtattttgattaTCACAGACACTATCTCTTTGTAACATTACTTGGAGTGCTTTTTAGTGTATGATAGGGATAGAAGAAatctgatgacaaaatatttgttatttcttATGTTGTAGCGAAGTGTAATGTTGAACTGTTTTCtagttttatatttcaaatttaaaaacgaAGTTACAGTTACACCATATTCTTAATGGTTGCCAAGCCATGTAGGTATTTGATATTGTGCTTAAGGTCacgaattaattttcattttattctctttatgacaataaataatttttcgcTTTCAATTGAAAACTCAAACATAAAAAAGGAGggtaggggtgtttgagaatattttcttttgtgtagTATTTCAATAAAACAAAACCAAAACAGTTGTGGTTTTTCCACAATTTCCCTTCATACACAAGGAATTTCTAGCTTTCGAGTACAGTGAGCCAAAAAATATCTACTGACAATGGAACAATCCAGAGTCTTGTTTTTTTACATTACGCAAATATTGTTGTTAAtctaacacaattttgaaaatatgctacaatataatgcacagtattatattatatgaaataatgaccaaaattttaaaaaacttttgcCCAGTTAACATTGCGCTATTCATCATCACAGACGTTAGTAACATGTATAACAAATGTTAATGCATGAAAATATGCAAGTGCATAAAAATCCTGGCCCTATCCATCATAATGTAAACCACATGCTGTGCGTTGTGATAacgtttagtatatacagttgcgaagcttgggataattttttgtatttctcgcgatagttgctagccccttggagcgctgtgagtactaggaacaatagactgtgtgaccctcactataaaccattattataatcaattagatttagagtctggctgggcggaagagaaggcctactggccttagctctgtcatAGAAGCCACTCGTATGGCTCAGTCGGCTaggtgcttgcctgccaatcGCGAGTTGCGCTCGGTCACAGGTTCGATTCACTCTTGGATTGAttccctggttgggtttttccgaggttttccggaACCATAATGTAAATGTtacgtaatctgtggcgaatcgtCGGCcacatatcgccaaataccatctcgctatcaccaatcctatcgatgcttaataatctagtagttgttgcagcgtcgttaaataaatcaagtaaaaatttagtttattgaaattacatttgaaaaatgtttttgcATGGATTATATACATTTTGATATGAATCCTGACCCTATTCGTCATACTGTACGGCACGTGCTAGGTTGTGATCATGCTGAAGCGTATGAACACATAAGGAGCAGCTTATAACAGTATAGGTCGTGTtctaacattctgtgataaaTTGTTGATTTAAGATATCTCTCTGTACCGCAGGAACGGAATCTTGTGGATCGGCATGTGACTGGTTTAATGGAGGAATATGAGGACCAGACCCAAGATCTCACATCTGAGATAAAATTTGAGGAAGATCCGGTGCCAATTTCGTTCCCAGTTTTCAAACatgaacctgaggtgagtgcaGAACAAGGAGTGCACAGTGTTCTTCCAGTGTTTGTcttgtattttgtttctcttctcaacGTTTTTTGCAACATGTGCCTCTATTCCATTCATCATATTAAAATTCTACTGTATGTTgactcataaataataaaattcagtccACACCTATGCGGATATGTCctcgaaatcaggtggcccgggttcgaatcccagtcggggcaagttacctggttgaggttttttccggggttttccctcaacgcaatacgagcaaatactgggtaacatttggtgctggactccggactcttttcaccggcattatcaccatctcattcagacgctaagtaacctgaaatattgatacagcgtcgtaaaataaccgaattaaaaaaaaagtaaaataatattcatgtcaaattgaaaatattatattcaatattttaatgcaTACAGATACACcacattaatttgtattttatagtatTCTCATTTCTTCCTAAAACCCTCTAATTTCTCCTCCAGCTTGGTAacagattatatgagtgtgccacAGCATTTTAAACTACTGgtacacctttagtgtgccacacGTTGAAAAACGTTGTTCTACAACGAAAAGCTGTGCCCCATGAAATATCTTCCCCAAGATTTGTCTTTTATTGGCTAAAATTCTGCTAGGCCTATTGCGACTTAAATGTAGTTGTGTGGCAACTAAAATCGATGCGCTCTTGTTAATATAAATTGAGGTatctgtttgttttatttgctctgtatttgTAGGAAGTGCACAGTGACTTCAATGAGGAGCCAAGGGTGGAAGTGACGACAGAGGACAACGAGGTTTTCGCCGAAAGGTGAGTGTGGTGTGCGAGTCTTAACGTAGAGAGTTCATTGTGTTTCAAGGTTCCGTTTTCTTGACTGTCCAGAAGCAGCTTCAGAAGAACTGTCTGTCTGAATCATCCAGCAACAATCAGTTatcacaatcacactcaacttTCCTTGATGTCTGGTTTCCATAAGTACTGTTCAAACCtttcttcatattcttcattAAAAGTGCTTAGTTATTCAACAAAATAATTCAGATGGACAAGCATACACTCATATTGCAGCCTAGGGTATTGAAACTCTTCAACTTAATTTCTACAGTTTCTTTATAATTGAAGTCTTTGTAATTCCCAAGGAAATTATGTACTGCCATTTTGAGTTCATTCCAAGACGTTTTCTGCGATCCGCTCATCACGTTTAGGTAGccattatgtaaaattaatttgcgtgttttacttatttattcatttatttatctgtttgttcGTTCCTTCATGCATCCTGGTGCAGTTAAGGACATCAGTCTTTCACTTTCTCACCACCAAAATTACAACTACAATGATACATACAGTGGTTCTTCAACTATGTTTCACCAGGTTCTGATTTCTTTCCGTTTGTCCACTGTTTCCCCCTCCACTGCGTAGACCTAGTCCTTCTATCCCTCTCACACAACAAACTTGTTTGTGTTGTTATTAATGCAGAGTTCCTAGCAATAATGACATTAACTGCCGTGCTGTCCAGTGTTTCGCACAGATACTGAGTTTAGAATAGTGCTTTCACGAAATGAGCACAGCAACTTATGATTTTCAAGTTACAAGATAGCTGCATACTTCTCTGTAACAGACTGCATATAACTGTATGTCTACTCAGCTCTCAGGCACGAAAGTGTTACTGTAAGTGAAGTATTGTAGTTGTAATGACATCACAATGAtataaatgaaacattttatattattagtacCTGAGATGcgtcatgtacaataataatcagcAGTTAAAAACTGTAATGAATTTAGAAAAATTCTACGAAAGACAGACAAGTGAGACACAGACAATATTTAAAAACGGAAATATGTGTGATATAAAATTGAAGCATTCAGCCGAACAACGGtctatgttagaatttataaaaattgagTTTTTAATGGTATAATCCtgtgtatagtcttacacagctgtcacaaatattgtttttcaatatctgtatcagaggcgcttctacacgagttacaaccatgattTTCTTGgctggaacaacggtctatgtcactagtcacttctagcgtatccagttgtttacatcgtatcgggagttattgcacgggagtttgttctctttacgaatactgggtgcttgaactctgtgtatcaggtttcggttgatctattacgtaaaatggatgACGGATAAACAGTGATGATTTCTGCGCTAGATATTGACGAGCTAAATAAATCTAAAGAAATAGAAATGATCCAGACAAATTGATATTAGTAAGTGGAAAATGTGTCGCCTAAATGATCCTGGTTGGCGTAGTTGGTACAGCACTAGCCTTCAATCCCTGAGGTTGTGGGTTCAattctgggccaggtcgatggcatttaaaatgcttaaatgcgacaggctcatgtccgtaggtttactggcatgtaaaagtaccCCTGTGGGACACTGtcgacggtgatataacctcggcagatgcgagcgtcgttaaataattttttttttttttgtgcgacaTAAAAGTCTCTGAGACATAGTGGTGTTGAGAATACAAGGAAGACAAAGTCGCAAGATACTGGGAAAGATCCCCAAACTAATGGAATTTCCTCTCTGttattttgcagtattttattacttgtattttaatttacattttacctAGTGTTGGTCCCGccatctgttgggatggatactgaatattcggggCAGGGATGCAAACTCCATCTCCTAACAATTTCTCAACTGtcgtatttaattttctttattcttattgttacaactttcattaatttaatggtgtccctacagtgcaatactgcagttattttctagtATCGCTgctattatttgatcaatattgtatgtttattcataatatgacattgagtgtaactttagtAAACTACAtgttgttaattcatattaatatataacatttaaaaataaatgtcataatcgaATTGTTCATactttaacctttttattgatttagTATATTTcgtaatattctgattgtataaaactgtttattgtctgtattccccagtacCATTGTTGTGGAGTTAAATCTATTGTTAAACTTCTGCGATGTGTAATATGTCATTCAGTAACATACATTCGTGTACCTTGCTTAGTGTACTAAACATACCTATGGAATAACAATCTATGTTCCCGTTGAATAGTAAATTcatgagcggaattacgatgtaacatatCTGTTTCTCTTGCACAGTTAGCACATTGTAACATAGACCATTATTCGGCCCAACGTTTCAGTTATGATTttatgactattttttttataaattagcaGTACATCACGttcaatcatatatcatattcttCTAGGCCAAAATAGTATGTATTGTAGTTTAATTATATCATGACGAAACACTGGAAGAAAGACCAATATACTGGTACGTAAATACATGCACAAACAGAACCACAAGGAAAATTAGTTATTTCCTAAgcttttaattcattaattatctGTTGCAAATGCAATGTGTACTTACGATGTTgaaacaccttttcctttattacAAGAGTTCATTCTTCTTGCTTGAAGCACTTGCTGCAGAAGCTTCAAATTTAACTATTATTTTTAGGTATAACATTCTCTATACCAGGTAATATTACGTTAGCAGCTGCAGTCCTTAAAACtgaacataatttattatctGTCAGTCGACTTTTAAGTTAAGATATGTTAAGTTTCATGGAAGGGAAGAACTGATTACAACTATACGTACTATCGAACATTGATATTATTTCCAAaactatttcttacattattatttaaaataggaagtaaaaattgaagtaattgagGATATTGTGATGAAGCCTTCAATGCTCTTCATTCTTTAACTTGAGGTCGAATAATGCATTGCATTAAATTTGTACTTCCCTAAGACGTCTAGCATAAGACTGCAGGTAGGAGAAATATATCAGAGGAGGTAATGTTTGAACACTTGGTGTCCTGGAACAGAAATGATAAAAACAACGTAAAAGAACTGATGACGTCGCTGATTTAGAGGAAAGTGCTAGACATCGCTGCAAATGATTCTGGTGTACATCTTCCTAAAGACTGCACACTGGACAAAATGGCGAAGACATAATTCCAATTTACTTCAAGTGTTTGTAGgtagcactcttgatagtagttctgcacaaaatataaaaatgaatggaatTGTTACTAGTTAACGTTCGTAAGACAATAGATACCAAGTTAGAGATAATACCAATCAGATTTTCTCATGATGGCTCTTAATGCGAAACGGTATCAGCAATGTTCCACTGCAATTTTCTCTATCTTTAAAGtgacaaaattaaaaactgtaAAGATTTTAGACATCAgaagaataaaatatagaaaaagttaTAGCACATGTGTAAAATGAGATTTCGAAACAATCGCATAAAATTGCATGCTCGAGTCGAAAAAGATGAAGGCAAAGTTAGGTTACTGTGGACAGAGGCTCAAAAATGAAAGCTAACTGAGAGTTGACTAACGTGGTGTAATCCTTATGAAATATATTGTACAGAAGAAGTACAAGTTGATCAGTCAGTTTTGATACTTGCAccattgctcaaaaattaattaTGAGCATGTATCTCTAATCGTAATGTACCCCCTCATTTAATAGGTTTGTGTTGATTTGAATATTCAATAATGAATTGTATTCTTGTGACTATTTTATAGACTCATAGTATATTTACTTCAGGATTGCAGCTAGGAATGAGAGGACTGCATCAAGAGAATTGGCCATTCTTCCTCTTGAAGATAACGAGATTCCTAGGAAGTCGGGTTCCTCGAGAAAACCTGAGCGGACTCGTGAAGATGAGAAGCAGTTGGAATTACAAttgtctaaaatatgttcctcgCCTGCAAAAAATCTCAACAGTCGTTCATCTATGGACGTAAgcaagaaacctttcaaatgcgaagtTTGTGATAAGTCTTTTTCAAACTCGAAATGTCTAAAAACTCACGAAAGTCTGCACACCGGCCAGAAACGTTTCAAGTGTGACGTTTGTGGCAAGTGTTTCTTGCGGTCGGGAGGTTTAATAAACCATAAACGTGTGCATACAGGCGAGAAGCCTTTCAATTGTCAATTTTGTGGTAAGTTCTTTTCACAGAAGACTAATCTAAAAACTCATCAAAGTCTGCACACTGGCGACAAACCTTTCAAGTGTGACGTTTGTAGCAAGTGTTTCTTGCGGTCGGGTGGTTTAAAAAACCATAAACGCGTGCATACAGGCGAGAAGCTTTGCAATTGCCAATTTTGTGGTAAGTTCTTTTCACAGAAGACTTATCTAAAAACTCATCAACGTCTGCACACTGGCGACAAAccttttaaatgtgatgtttgtggtgagTGTTTCTCACATTCGTATTGCCTTAAAAGACATGAATATGTGCACTCTGGCGAGAAACCTTAtttatgtgatgtttgtggtaagtgtttcagGCATTTTGGTGATTTAAAAGCCCATGAACGTGTGCACTGCGGcgtgaaacctttcaaatgcgatgtttgtggtaaatgtttcttCCTGTCGCGTCACTTAAAATCCCATGAAAGTGTGCACTTTCTCGAGAAACCGTTTAAGTGTGACGTTTGTGGTAATTGTTTTTCGCGGACGAGTGTCCTAAAACGCCATGAATGTGTCCACTCTGACGAGAAACCTTTCCAATGTGATGTTTGTAGTAAGAGTTTTTCTAACTCTGGTGGCCTTAAAGTCTATCAATGTGTGCACTCTGGCGAGCAACCTTTTAAATGTGATCTTTGTGTCAAATCATTCTCGCAGTTGGGTAACCTAAAATCTCATGAACGTGTGCACTCTATCGAGACAGCTTTCAAGTGTGACatttgtggtaaatgtttctcGCGGTCCAGTGCCCTAAAACGCCACCAAGGTGTCCACTCCGCCGAGAAATCTTTCAAATGTGTTGTTTGTGGTAAGAATTTCTCGCGGATCGATAGCCTAAAAGCCCATGAACGTGTGCACTCTGGcatgaaacctttcaaatgtgatttttGTAGTAAGAGGTACTCGCGATCGGGTCACTTAAAAATCCATGAATATGTGCACTCTGGCGTGAAGCCTTTCAAATGTAATGTGTGTGGTAATGGTTTCTCGCAATCGTGTGACCTAAAAGCCCATCTACGTGTGCACTCTggcgagaagcctttcaaatgtgatgtgtgtggtaagtgtttctcgcacTCGGGTACCCTAATAGTTCATAAACGTATCCACTCTGTCAagaaaccttttaaatgtgatgtttgtggtaagtgttgcTCGCAATTAGGTCACTTAAATGGCCATAAACGCCTGCATATTGTGGAGAAACCTTACTAATGTGATTGTCGCAGTAGGTTTACCAGAAATTGTGCACTTTGGCGCGAAACGTTTCACATGTGATTTTTGTAGAAAGTGTTAACACAGGTGAAATAAAAGCTCTTAAATGTCTGCATACGGGGGTTacacctttcaaatgtgatatttcTACAGTATATCTCAAGTATCCTAAGAGGACATCTGCGTCAGCACATAGGCGAGGAACCTTTCATATGTGTTTTTTGTGGTAAAGGTCGGGTAGTCTTAAAAGCCAATAACAGTATAGGCAAGAAGCAGTTCAAGTGTGATATTTCTGGAAGatgattctttttttttgttttttttttttgaagattattttaaatatgtttttaaatatattgatgAAAAGGTTTGGTAATGCGATGTTTTGTGCAACGTGTGTTTCCTCTGTCTTGTAGGATAAAACTGTTAGGTCCACAATAAACAAGGAaggaaaacgacaacgagaacagaaatGCTGTTAAAATGCATTGTGCAAAGGACGTGAAAGTTCATTTAGTCTTTTCTCATAAGTCTATTTTCTCGTCGTATATTTTGCAGGAAGGGTGCATGTTATCCTTCGTGTCTAACTAGCTCAGAAATTGAGTAGGATCACTTTCAATATTATGCTGCATGTATCTAACCAGATTACCACTAGAATTGACTTCGTAAGATATTCTGTGTAAACATTTTGTATTAGTTTAACCTGTTTTTGAAGatctattttcagaacatgggaggactgATATTAAGGGGAATAAGAATAAAGTTTATGAGATTTTGtgatgacatggcgttgttaTCAGAAGAGGAGGAAATTCTAAGGGATATCAGCATATAGTTCATTATACAGAATGGACACTTCGAGTCGATACTTTGATGTAGCACGACTGATTTCAATGATCTTAAAACCATTTTGAGTGCGAGATTCTCCTTTCTTCCAGGATTTGTCACTGACATCGCACAAGCAAGCATTCGACACAGCAGTAATATAACACGTACAATTAATAGATCTAGATGCATTAtgcactgaaataaaataaattggaccgatgaaataataaattcgtcattaaatgtaaaatgtagACACTAGAGTTTCTTTACAATGAGAGTTGAGAGGTTGACCCCAacatcaattaaaatatgtaatgatttgatagtgctgaaaattgaaaaacagaactcctgtaagctgtaaaaccatatacctatattatattgtatacaaatattaaatgaatttgatacataattttataaagtattatgttattttatagtataatttattatatataaaatataacaaattattattattactgctagtttatcattgagaaataaggaaaagctgttaccttgaatttatttgaagcaaagcgttactggtttatacaataaggtaggcgatgatgtttggatcctgtgtctcaactctattctaaATTATAACCTTAGAATATACtcaattacactaacctctagcgcatGAAAGCGGAAATAAAAGCCGGCGCAcagaaaaaacaaaacaggaaaattcgctcattgTCAGTCCttcataatccctattcgctgcggatatgctactggaactaaaggACAGCTCTGAGCAGAAGTATGGGATaactataaatacaaataagacgagGACCAtgctcataggaagaaaaatttagAATGTAAACTTGCAAATTCCAAATGAGGCATTAGAGAACGTGGACGGCTAATACCTGCTGCCATTGGAGTAGGCCCTGGATTTCTGTTTGTTCAGGATAATGCCAGGGCACATTCTGCGGCTGTCACCAGGGATTTCCTAAGGGAGAATGAAATTAAGGTAATGGAGTGGCCAGCGATCAGCCCAGATCTCAACTCTATTGACACTTGTGGAATCTTCTGAATACGAAAGTCAGGAACCGACATCAAGCTCCACAAACCCTGCAGGAACTTGGAGATGCTGTAGAGGAGGAATGGGAGAATATTCCCCAGAGGAAATACAGAATCTCATAGGGACCATGCCACGAAGATGGCAAGCCGTCATCGAATGTCGTAGAGGCCATACACGATTCTAGACCTTTGTAGCGGGTGTTTAAGTTTGATAAGTAAGGACGAGATTCAGTTTCTTATATAGTGcaatgttttaaacagttgtttgttgacattattaatTTGTCTTTATTGATATGGAGATAAATGTGGCCATAAATAACCATAAATAATACACTATATTAATTTCATGTTTGTACCTTTatccaatgcaaaaaaaaaaatgttgaaataaatcttattgTTCCCCTAATTGTTTTAAGCAGTGTATATTTTTATGGAAGATGCTGAAACATTGCATGAAGCGAAATGGCAGTGACATTGGGAGTTTTAACGAAAGTTATGATCAAATAGTAGAAATTGAGACGAAGTACTTCCATAGAAAATATGACAGGGGTGAATGCAAGGAAGTCCTGAGGCCAGGAGAGGGAAAGCGGAAAATGTCTTTTGGTAGAAGTGTCAGATCGACATACTCCCACATTGGAAGTTGTCATAATGGGGTACAATTTGACTAGGATTCCCATCGTTTCTGATGGGTGACCAgcaataaattttcatataaattgtgtaggcaactgttcgaagacaagaTGAAACTCATGACACCAATGAGGCATCtgtcatgaagcaactaagccagcagATAATTGTATATGGTTGCCATCTCATTTCCCCTTCCGTTGCATTTATcgatgactagtaacatatttcattaatgagatgtatacaaacaattgttcttcctctgacatataagtGAAGTACTgctgtttattaatatatatatatatatatatatatatatatatatatatatatatatatatatatatatatatatatcagccagTACCCCAATTAGAAGTAATCTTctagttataaatataaaaaaagtatAATTGGTACTTGTCTACTTCATTTCTAAGTCTGCTTGTCTATTTTGTAAATtccaattacattaaattaatccTAGCCTCTTAACTGCCTAGAGTCTCTGGGTCTCTTATGTCGAGGCTTGTTTGGGAaaataaagtaggctatatgtcACTTCTTTATTACTCAGTCTTACGTACGGTACGGCTGTATGCTTCacaatatttcaacattacaacggcaaaattaacgaaatataaataatattatacatacttcTTTCAACAAAACAACAATTTCCCATGTCcgttagaaagagagaaagatacgCCTCAGTTATCCCAATAGTACAGAAGGTACACGGCACTTTCTTTCAGCATTTTTCTACAGGTGTTATGTATCCAGTTTATTTATATTGAGATCACTGGCGACTATTGAAGCGTCATAGACCCGACTGTCACGGTCCGTTTGATCCACATATTTGGCCATACTTTTTTTAATCATCGCATGGAATggattacaaaatagaagagaatgAGGCTTCATCAGAGGTAAATAGAAAACGTTTACTGTGTACCTTGTTTGTATGTTTATCGAACAGTGGagaaaagcatacatttcacACTTTATAATCAATTGAATAAATGCCTTCTGTTGCTGTGTTTTATATGGCGTCATGTATTGATCTGGCTTTATGAAGTGTGCGTTGATTCTTCTCTCATGGGAAGAACTTTTCACACGAAGTTCAGCTAGTGTCTCTGACCGCTGTTCACCCTGCATCATGATCGAGTATTACAGagctacaataattattaacttaatccGCCCCAAAACCGTATGGAACTGCGATTCTGTTTGATACGTCCGTTTGAAACTTAGTTGAACATTGGATATCATGTGAGAGAGATTTTGTTTGGCGTTATTATTTCTAAGACAATTGTATTCAGGCCAG
Proteins encoded in this window:
- the LOC138693451 gene encoding uncharacterized protein isoform X2, with protein sequence MSYYSEEYLDQGHALTHEVKVDKGPIPISFPTLKNEPEERNLVDRHVTGLMEEYEDQTQDLTSEIKFEEDPVPISFPVFKHEPEEVHSDFNEEPRVEVTTEDNEVFAERLIVYLLQDCS
- the LOC138693451 gene encoding zinc finger protein 271-like isoform X1, whose product is MSYYSEEYLDQGHALTHEVKVDKGPIPISFPTLKNEPEERNLVDRHVTGLMEEYEDQTQDLTSEIKFEEDPVPISFPVFKHEPEEVHSDFNEEPRVEVTTEDNEVFAERIAARNERTASRELAILPLEDNEIPRKSGSSRKPERTREDEKQLELQLSKICSSPAKNLNSRSSMDVSKKPFKCEVCDKSFSNSKCLKTHESLHTGQKRFKCDVCGKCFLRSGGLINHKRVHTGEKPFNCQFCGKFFSQKTNLKTHQSLHTGDKPFKCDVCSKCFLRSGGLKNHKRVHTGEKLCNCQFCGKFFSQKTYLKTHQRLHTGDKPFKCDVCGECFSHSYCLKRHEYVHSGEKPYLCDVCGKCFRHFGDLKAHERVHCGVKPFKCDVCGKCFFLSRHLKSHESVHFLEKPFKCDVCGNCFSRTSVLKRHECVHSDEKPFQCDVCSKSFSNSGGLKVYQCVHSGEQPFKCDLCVKSFSQLGNLKSHERVHSIETAFKCDICGKCFSRSSALKRHQGVHSAEKSFKCVVCGKNFSRIDSLKAHERVHSGMKPFKCDFCSKRYSRSGHLKIHEYVHSGVKPFKCNVCGNGFSQSCDLKAHLRVHSGEKPFKCDVCGKCFSHSGTLIVHKRIHSVKKPFKCDVCGKCCSQLGHLNGHKRLHIVEKPY